In Syntrophomonas wolfei subsp. wolfei str. Goettingen G311, a single window of DNA contains:
- a CDS encoding DUF1015 domain-containing protein: MADIIPFKGLRYNPEKISNLASVVTPPYDIIDESAQARYYAENPANVIRLELGLMFPQDSSSNNRYTRAAQYLEKWQEDQTLLAEDKAALYLYQQEFNFRGEKVVRTGFVCGLKLEPYENGNILPHEETLSKPKADRLQLMRATNSNFSSIFGLYSDEQKEAEKLLFAEVKEQAPDINIIDEAGETHKIWVIKNEELIERIVALLADRPVYIADGHHRYETALEYYHEMKEQGFQGYDYVMATLVNVFDEGLVVLPTHRLVGNIPSFKLDAFINRLADLFAIELYKDKNIGAFMQELESKAKEHKVFGLYSGKDLYFLELNNPEQASDLLPDNKSAAWENLDVALLDNIILDQLLGINEQKRRSQENLAYTRSEEWLMEQVDNRNYQLGFLLNPTRVEEIIAVAQARDKMPQKSTYFYPKLITGLIINNLSIN; the protein is encoded by the coding sequence ATGGCAGATATAATCCCATTTAAAGGACTCCGTTATAATCCCGAAAAAATCAGCAATCTGGCTTCGGTAGTCACCCCACCGTATGATATTATAGATGAATCGGCTCAAGCCCGATATTATGCGGAAAATCCCGCCAATGTAATCCGCCTGGAGCTGGGGCTCATGTTTCCTCAAGATAGCAGCTCCAATAACCGCTATACCAGAGCAGCCCAATACCTGGAAAAATGGCAGGAGGACCAAACCCTGCTGGCGGAGGATAAAGCCGCCCTGTATCTCTACCAACAAGAATTTAATTTCCGGGGGGAAAAGGTCGTCAGAACCGGCTTTGTTTGTGGCCTTAAACTGGAACCTTATGAAAATGGCAATATACTGCCCCATGAGGAAACCCTGTCCAAACCAAAGGCAGACCGCTTGCAATTAATGAGGGCCACCAATTCCAATTTCAGTTCCATTTTTGGGCTATACTCAGATGAGCAAAAAGAAGCAGAGAAGCTTCTGTTCGCGGAAGTCAAAGAGCAGGCTCCCGATATCAATATAATCGATGAGGCTGGTGAGACTCATAAAATATGGGTGATAAAAAATGAAGAGCTAATTGAACGGATCGTGGCTTTGCTTGCTGATCGCCCGGTTTATATCGCTGATGGTCACCACCGCTATGAAACTGCTCTGGAATACTACCATGAAATGAAGGAACAAGGGTTTCAAGGCTATGATTATGTAATGGCTACCCTGGTCAATGTTTTTGATGAAGGGCTGGTGGTTCTTCCTACTCACCGGCTGGTAGGGAATATCCCGAGCTTCAAATTGGACGCTTTTATAAATCGCCTGGCCGATTTATTTGCAATAGAGTTATATAAAGACAAGAATATCGGTGCTTTCATGCAAGAACTGGAAAGCAAAGCTAAAGAGCACAAAGTTTTTGGCCTGTACAGCGGCAAAGATCTCTATTTTTTGGAACTTAATAATCCTGAACAGGCCAGTGATTTGCTTCCCGATAACAAGTCAGCTGCCTGGGAAAATCTGGACGTTGCACTGCTGGATAACATTATTCTGGATCAACTGTTGGGTATTAACGAGCAAAAACGCCGCAGTCAGGAAAACCTGGCTTACACTCGCAGTGAAGAGTGGTTAATGGAACAGGTTGACAACCGCAATTACCAACTGGGCTTTCTTCTCAACCCTACCCGGGTAGAAGAAATAATTGCCGTAGCCCAGGCTCGGGACAAGATGCCCCAGAAATCAACCTATTTTTACCCTAAATTAATTACCGGGCTTATAATAAATAATCTAAGCATAAATTGA
- the nuoE gene encoding NADH-quinone oxidoreductase subunit NuoE, with protein sequence MHFYSKNKRAEEKSFLDAQLDLSPVLKIIEEKRHEKGSLIAILQQAQDIYGYLPLSVLKCIARELGIKPAKVYGIATFYTQFRLQPAGKYQIMFCQGTACHVNGSERIESTLCQELKIKRGETTPDGLFSLESAACLGCCSLAPVMMINGQAYGPLSAEKAIAIIRKIKAAESSSLVGGETK encoded by the coding sequence GTGCATTTCTATAGTAAAAATAAGCGAGCGGAGGAAAAGAGCTTTCTTGATGCCCAGCTTGACCTGAGCCCGGTGCTGAAAATAATCGAGGAAAAACGACACGAAAAAGGCAGCTTGATTGCGATTTTGCAACAAGCCCAGGATATATACGGCTACCTGCCCCTGAGCGTATTAAAATGCATTGCCCGGGAACTCGGAATAAAGCCAGCAAAGGTTTACGGGATTGCCACCTTCTATACCCAGTTCCGGCTTCAGCCGGCAGGCAAATACCAAATTATGTTCTGCCAGGGAACCGCCTGCCATGTCAATGGTTCCGAGCGAATTGAAAGCACTCTCTGTCAGGAATTGAAAATAAAGCGGGGTGAAACTACCCCGGACGGATTGTTCAGCCTGGAAAGTGCCGCATGTCTGGGTTGTTGCAGCCTGGCTCCGGTAATGATGATAAACGGGCAGGCCTACGGTCCGCTTAGCGCGGAAAAAGCTATTGCCATAATTCGCAAGATAAAGGCTGCGGAATCATCATCTTTGGTCGGAGGTGAGACCAAATGA
- a CDS encoding enoyl-CoA hydratase/isomerase family protein yields the protein MEYQDIIFSKENKIGIVQINRPEFMNALTMELLKELAHVFEEMEKDEEINAVVLTGVEKAFSAGFDMPSVMSLGENKSAGLKIIEESFLNILKFPLPVIAAVSGPALAAGFDLMVMADIRVMSETAKVGQPEIRWALTPLSDPLWKIIGMGRAKEVTMTGRIYGAEEAREMGLANYVYPRESYLEEAKKLAQRIAAFEREALKANKEQTNRVPGMEVQSAIRTQLWTFRNFVGSEAMCSRMQAFLESNKNKG from the coding sequence GTGGAATATCAGGATATCATTTTTAGCAAAGAAAACAAGATCGGAATAGTTCAGATTAACCGCCCGGAATTCATGAATGCCCTGACCATGGAATTGCTGAAAGAACTGGCCCATGTCTTTGAGGAGATGGAAAAAGACGAAGAGATTAATGCCGTAGTGCTAACCGGGGTAGAGAAAGCCTTTTCCGCCGGTTTCGACATGCCCAGCGTGATGAGTCTGGGAGAGAACAAAAGCGCAGGCCTGAAGATAATCGAAGAATCCTTTTTGAACATACTCAAGTTCCCCCTGCCGGTCATTGCCGCGGTCAGCGGTCCCGCCCTGGCTGCCGGCTTCGACTTGATGGTTATGGCCGACATCCGGGTAATGTCGGAAACGGCCAAAGTCGGGCAGCCGGAAATACGCTGGGCTTTAACACCCTTAAGCGATCCCCTGTGGAAAATTATCGGTATGGGCCGGGCCAAGGAAGTTACCATGACCGGACGGATTTATGGGGCCGAGGAAGCCAGGGAAATGGGCCTGGCCAATTATGTTTATCCCCGGGAAAGCTATCTGGAAGAAGCCAAAAAACTGGCCCAGCGCATTGCCGCTTTTGAACGAGAAGCCTTGAAAGCCAACAAGGAGCAGACCAACCGGGTACCGGGAATGGAAGTACAGTCCGCCATTCGCACCCAGCTCTGGACTTTCCGCAATTTTGTGGGTAGCGAGGCCATGTGCAGCCGGATGCAAGCCTTTTTGGAAAGCAACAAGAACAAAGGCTAG
- a CDS encoding FAD-dependent oxidoreductase, translating to MITLTINDREIKVAAGQTILQAAWENGIEIPTLCYDERVKPFASCGICVVEVAGSKKLLRSCATEVQEGMQVQTESPRVRQSRKLTLEMLLSDHRGDCCAPCREACPADTDCQAYIGLIANGQFKEAMAVLKEYYPLPASIGLICPHPCESACRRSLVEEPVSIAALKAFVGRYYLEEPKQENDDESGPGSGIAEVKTPSGKRVAVVGAGPAGLTVAYFLAREGHQIEVFEAMPAAGGMLRYGIPDYRLPKKLLEQETELVARLGVKFSFNTRLGQDIFLEQLRENYDAVFLGIGAWVSSKIGCAGEETRGVLGGIEFLRAVALREPVFMGERIAIIGGGNTAMDAARTAIRLGAAEVMVLYRRSRAEMPADESEIVEAEEEGIIFKFLLAPEEIIEEDGRVAAIRMQKMQLGQADASGRRRPEPTGEEEIIAVDTVIAAIGQQVDLGGLEKLELSRWNTIASDPLSFMSSMEGVFAGGDGVTGPGIAIEAIAQGRKAAQAMNAYLQGEKLPDNHSPYRMSREVRAEDLAGIEKEARIEPPAISPERRLRSFAEVKAAFTPEEALQEAGRCLECGCNAFSKCKLLNYAGKYEVKPQRLAGEIHHHSSEYHHPFLDWDTDKCILCGLCVRICDEVMGITALGLVNRGFETVVMPEWEWGIDLENSACNCCGECAVVCPTGALMTRGRGY from the coding sequence ATGATTACACTTACGATAAATGACAGGGAAATCAAGGTTGCTGCCGGTCAGACTATTTTACAGGCAGCCTGGGAGAACGGTATAGAAATACCTACCCTTTGCTACGATGAGCGGGTAAAGCCTTTTGCCTCTTGTGGGATTTGTGTGGTGGAAGTAGCCGGCAGTAAAAAACTTTTACGCTCTTGTGCCACCGAGGTACAGGAGGGAATGCAAGTGCAAACGGAAAGCCCCCGGGTAAGACAATCCCGCAAACTTACCCTGGAGATGCTTTTATCCGACCACCGTGGGGATTGTTGTGCCCCCTGCAGGGAGGCCTGCCCAGCGGATACCGATTGCCAGGCTTATATAGGCTTGATTGCCAATGGGCAGTTTAAGGAAGCTATGGCCGTTTTAAAAGAATACTATCCTCTTCCGGCCAGCATAGGTTTGATATGTCCTCATCCCTGCGAAAGCGCCTGCCGCCGGAGCCTGGTGGAGGAACCGGTATCCATTGCTGCCCTCAAGGCTTTTGTAGGCCGTTATTATTTAGAGGAGCCTAAGCAGGAAAATGATGATGAAAGCGGGCCGGGTTCCGGCATAGCGGAAGTCAAAACCCCTTCAGGAAAGAGAGTAGCCGTAGTAGGGGCAGGACCAGCCGGTTTAACCGTAGCCTATTTCCTGGCCCGGGAAGGCCACCAGATAGAGGTTTTTGAAGCCATGCCTGCGGCGGGAGGTATGCTGCGTTATGGAATTCCTGACTACCGCTTGCCCAAAAAACTGCTGGAGCAGGAAACAGAACTGGTAGCCCGACTGGGAGTAAAATTTTCTTTCAACACCCGGCTGGGGCAAGACATTTTCCTGGAGCAGCTGCGGGAGAACTATGATGCAGTTTTTCTGGGTATTGGAGCCTGGGTATCCTCAAAAATCGGCTGTGCCGGCGAGGAAACAAGGGGAGTACTGGGCGGAATTGAATTTTTGCGTGCGGTTGCTTTACGAGAACCGGTATTTATGGGTGAAAGGATAGCAATTATCGGCGGCGGCAATACTGCGATGGATGCAGCCCGAACCGCAATAAGACTGGGTGCTGCTGAGGTAATGGTGCTGTACCGGCGCAGCCGGGCGGAAATGCCCGCTGATGAAAGTGAAATAGTCGAAGCCGAGGAAGAAGGCATAATCTTCAAATTCCTCCTGGCTCCCGAGGAAATAATAGAGGAAGACGGGCGGGTAGCCGCTATCAGAATGCAGAAAATGCAGCTGGGCCAAGCGGATGCTTCCGGGCGCAGGCGGCCGGAGCCTACCGGAGAAGAGGAAATAATCGCTGTTGATACCGTCATCGCCGCCATCGGCCAGCAGGTTGACCTTGGCGGTTTGGAAAAGCTGGAGCTCAGCCGCTGGAATACCATAGCCAGCGATCCCCTTTCTTTTATGAGCAGCATGGAAGGGGTATTTGCCGGCGGAGATGGGGTTACCGGGCCCGGTATCGCCATTGAAGCCATAGCCCAGGGACGCAAAGCCGCCCAGGCTATGAACGCCTACCTGCAGGGAGAAAAGCTGCCGGATAATCATTCCCCCTACCGGATGAGCAGGGAAGTTCGGGCAGAAGACCTGGCCGGAATAGAAAAAGAAGCGCGAATTGAACCTCCTGCTATCAGCCCGGAAAGGCGGTTGCGTAGTTTTGCTGAAGTAAAAGCCGCTTTCACCCCGGAGGAAGCGCTCCAGGAAGCCGGGCGCTGCCTGGAATGCGGTTGCAATGCCTTCTCTAAGTGTAAGCTTCTGAACTATGCCGGAAAATATGAAGTAAAACCTCAACGCCTGGCCGGTGAAATACACCATCATTCCAGTGAATATCATCATCCCTTTCTTGATTGGGATACGGACAAATGCATACTCTGCGGTCTCTGCGTGCGCATCTGCGACGAAGTAATGGGGATTACCGCCCTGGGTTTAGTAAACCGGGGCTTTGAAACTGTAGTCATGCCCGAATGGGAATGGGGGATTGACTTGGAAAACAGCGCATGCAATTGCTGTGGGGAATGCGCGGTCGTATGCCCTACCGGTGCCTTAATGACAAGGGGACGGGGTTATTGA
- a CDS encoding YlbF family regulator: MSNVNSYDKAHELARAITKSEPYLNYCQAKKEVEKNPEWTSKLLELRQRQAEFNRAQILGNDIPKETVQELSLEFAHINQINEIAEFFRAETAFVQMFNDIQEIINKAIESGLEA; encoded by the coding sequence ATGAGTAATGTGAACAGCTATGACAAAGCCCACGAATTAGCCCGGGCCATCACCAAGAGTGAACCCTATCTGAACTATTGCCAGGCCAAAAAGGAAGTGGAAAAAAACCCGGAGTGGACATCCAAGTTACTGGAACTGCGACAGCGGCAAGCCGAGTTTAACCGGGCGCAGATTTTAGGAAATGATATACCGAAGGAAACAGTACAGGAACTCAGCCTGGAATTTGCTCACATTAACCAGATTAATGAAATAGCCGAATTCTTTCGTGCTGAAACCGCTTTTGTGCAGATGTTTAATGATATACAGGAAATTATCAACAAGGCTATTGAAAGCGGCCTGGAGGCATAG
- a CDS encoding NADH-ubiquinone oxidoreductase-F iron-sulfur binding region domain-containing protein, producing the protein MKVRLGLGSCGIAAGGLQVLEALQKEMESRGIKLEIQKSGCIGLCHHEPLLDWIEDDGRVFTYGAVDAGRSVEILEAHLAGCGPLEAYLVSSSDEPAEFLQQQLRIVLRNCGRIDPESIDDYRRQDGYSALQKVLAKMSPEEVIEEIEVSALRGRGGAGFLTGLKWKATREAGGLYRYIICNADEGDPGAFMDRSILEGDPHAVLEGMIIAAYAIGAEQGIIYCRAEYPLAVKRLEIAIAQARQKGLLGQRILGSDFSFDISIQQGAGAFVCGEETALIASLEGERGMPRLKPPYPSESGLWGYPSSINNVETLANVPWIIRNGGEAFAALGSRESKGTKVFALAGKIERGGLVEVPMGTTLREIIYGIGGGVKTGRRIKAVQMGGPSGGCIPAELLDIPVDYQSLSNTGAIMGSGGMVVLDESSCMVDLARFFLDFTQKESCGKCVQCRIGTKRMLEILERICQGEGQEGDIELLEELSAHISENSLCGLGQSAPNPVLTTIRYFRDEYEAHIREKKCPAKQCQELLQYIIDPDRCMGCGLCVYACPADCIKGGENNQPYYIEQENCSKCGACLDICPERFAAVRVPGT; encoded by the coding sequence ATGAAAGTGAGATTGGGTCTGGGGAGCTGTGGTATAGCCGCCGGCGGCTTGCAGGTACTGGAAGCATTGCAGAAGGAGATGGAAAGCCGGGGAATAAAACTGGAAATACAGAAAAGCGGCTGTATAGGCCTCTGTCATCATGAGCCTTTGCTGGACTGGATAGAGGATGATGGGCGGGTATTTACCTATGGAGCAGTAGATGCCGGGCGCAGTGTGGAAATACTGGAAGCCCACCTGGCCGGGTGCGGCCCACTGGAAGCATACCTGGTGTCCAGCAGCGATGAGCCGGCTGAATTCCTGCAGCAACAGCTGCGGATAGTACTTAGGAACTGTGGCCGGATAGACCCGGAATCTATAGACGATTACCGCCGGCAGGACGGTTACAGCGCCTTGCAAAAGGTGCTTGCAAAAATGAGCCCAGAAGAAGTAATAGAAGAGATCGAAGTCTCGGCTTTGCGAGGACGGGGCGGAGCGGGGTTTCTCACCGGGCTGAAATGGAAAGCAACTCGAGAAGCCGGTGGTCTTTACCGCTATATTATATGCAATGCCGATGAAGGCGACCCTGGTGCCTTTATGGATCGCAGCATATTGGAAGGCGATCCCCACGCGGTATTGGAGGGTATGATAATAGCCGCTTACGCCATTGGGGCGGAGCAGGGAATCATATATTGCCGGGCGGAATACCCCCTGGCGGTGAAACGGCTGGAGATAGCTATTGCCCAGGCCCGGCAAAAAGGGCTGCTGGGGCAGAGGATTCTCGGTTCTGATTTTTCTTTCGACATAAGTATACAACAAGGTGCCGGAGCTTTTGTTTGCGGGGAAGAGACTGCCCTCATAGCCTCCCTGGAAGGAGAACGGGGCATGCCCCGCTTGAAGCCGCCCTATCCTTCAGAAAGCGGTTTATGGGGATATCCCAGCAGCATAAATAATGTGGAGACACTGGCCAATGTTCCCTGGATAATCCGGAATGGGGGGGAAGCCTTTGCCGCTCTAGGTAGTAGAGAGAGCAAAGGTACCAAGGTTTTTGCCCTGGCTGGTAAGATAGAAAGAGGTGGTCTGGTAGAAGTACCCATGGGAACCACCTTGCGTGAAATAATTTATGGTATTGGAGGAGGAGTAAAAACCGGTCGAAGAATTAAGGCCGTACAGATGGGAGGGCCATCCGGCGGCTGCATTCCGGCAGAACTGTTGGACATCCCGGTGGATTATCAATCCCTGAGTAATACCGGTGCCATTATGGGTTCAGGCGGAATGGTGGTGCTCGATGAAAGTAGCTGTATGGTTGATTTGGCTCGATTCTTCCTGGACTTTACCCAGAAGGAATCCTGCGGCAAGTGTGTTCAATGCCGTATAGGCACCAAACGGATGCTGGAAATCCTGGAGCGGATTTGCCAGGGTGAGGGACAGGAAGGAGATATTGAACTCTTGGAGGAATTATCCGCCCATATAAGCGAAAATTCCCTCTGCGGGCTGGGGCAGAGTGCGCCCAATCCCGTGCTTACCACTATCCGCTATTTCCGTGATGAATATGAAGCCCATATCCGGGAGAAGAAGTGCCCGGCCAAACAATGCCAGGAATTATTACAATATATTATAGATCCGGATAGATGCATGGGCTGTGGCCTTTGTGTCTATGCCTGCCCAGCGGATTGTATAAAAGGCGGAGAAAACAACCAGCCTTATTATATTGAGCAGGAGAACTGCAGCAAATGCGGTGCCTGCCTGGACATTTGCCCCGAGCGTTTTGCTGCGGTTAGGGTGCCAGGCACTTAA
- a CDS encoding sodium:calcium antiporter, with product MSSIGILILSLGIILLGAEVFVNGVEWLGEKLNLSEGAVGSVLAAVGTALPETLIPVIAIVFSHGKEGHDIGIGAILGAPLMLSTLAMFVTGLAVVFFSRRRIKGNKVQADYSSMTRDLSFFIIVFAAAIITGTMPPYLRHWQLIIAGFMVLSYFLYVYVMISEERDLDSSYELPPCYFARKEKSPRLSLVIGQVLFALLLIIIGADMFVGAVKEVAVMYQVPAFVLALIITPIATELPEKFNSVIWISREKDSLALGNITGAMVFQSSLIPALGIFLTDWQLSGGAFLSALLALAAAAILYIELLRKKHITAGTLLLMGVFYGIFLIGVFEGVIR from the coding sequence ATGAGCAGTATTGGAATATTGATTTTGAGCCTGGGTATTATTTTACTGGGAGCTGAAGTTTTCGTTAACGGTGTAGAATGGCTGGGAGAGAAACTGAATCTCTCCGAAGGAGCAGTGGGTAGCGTGCTGGCGGCAGTAGGCACCGCCCTCCCGGAGACTCTGATTCCCGTAATAGCCATAGTTTTCAGTCACGGCAAAGAGGGCCATGATATAGGAATAGGAGCCATATTGGGAGCGCCTTTGATGCTTTCCACCCTGGCCATGTTTGTTACCGGTTTGGCGGTAGTTTTTTTTAGCCGGCGCAGAATTAAAGGAAACAAGGTACAGGCGGATTATTCCAGCATGACCCGTGACTTGAGCTTTTTTATTATCGTCTTCGCTGCTGCCATAATAACCGGAACCATGCCCCCGTACTTGCGTCATTGGCAGTTAATAATTGCCGGCTTCATGGTCTTATCCTATTTTCTCTATGTTTATGTAATGATCAGTGAGGAAAGAGATTTGGACTCCAGTTATGAATTGCCACCTTGCTATTTTGCGCGCAAAGAGAAATCACCCCGCTTATCCCTGGTAATTGGCCAGGTTTTATTCGCCCTGCTCTTAATCATCATAGGGGCTGATATGTTTGTCGGAGCGGTTAAAGAAGTCGCGGTCATGTATCAGGTTCCGGCTTTTGTACTGGCTTTGATTATAACCCCAATTGCCACCGAGTTGCCGGAGAAATTCAACAGCGTTATCTGGATATCGCGGGAGAAGGACAGCCTGGCCCTGGGCAATATAACCGGAGCCATGGTTTTTCAAAGCTCACTTATACCAGCCCTGGGAATATTCCTTACTGATTGGCAGCTTTCCGGGGGAGCTTTTTTATCCGCTCTTCTTGCCCTGGCAGCAGCCGCCATTTTATATATCGAATTGCTGCGGAAAAAACATATTACAGCGGGAACTCTGTTGTTAATGGGAGTATTCTATGGTATTTTCCTGATAGGCGTCTTTGAGGGAGTTATTAGATAG
- a CDS encoding histidinol-phosphatase HisJ family protein — protein sequence MLLDYHIHALAHGEYDYSESWLRLFAENARRERLAEIGFSEHDEYLPRIKPDKLKRLQEDFPELKIRMGLEVDYHPGREKEIQQMLVNSNIDYDYIIGSVHFIDGWGFDHPDFKAQFATQDIDDIYADYFSLVNQAVNSRLFDVVGHLDLIKIWGHRPVKKSILAYVEPVLNSIKAAGMVVEINSSGLRKAVGEIYPSRQILEPMLALNIPITLGSDAHHPSQLGEGLEEATGLAQGVGYRQLVTFSGRRRQLVKI from the coding sequence ATGTTGCTTGATTATCATATTCATGCATTGGCCCACGGAGAATACGATTATAGCGAATCCTGGCTCCGACTTTTTGCGGAAAATGCTCGACGGGAAAGACTAGCGGAAATCGGATTTAGCGAACATGATGAATACCTGCCCCGGATTAAACCGGACAAGCTTAAAAGGCTTCAGGAAGATTTCCCGGAGCTTAAAATAAGAATGGGACTGGAGGTCGATTATCATCCCGGACGGGAAAAGGAAATCCAGCAAATGCTGGTCAACTCGAATATTGATTATGATTACATAATTGGCTCGGTTCATTTTATCGATGGGTGGGGTTTCGACCATCCCGATTTTAAAGCTCAGTTTGCCACCCAGGACATCGATGATATCTATGCTGATTATTTTAGTTTGGTAAACCAGGCGGTAAATTCGCGCCTTTTTGATGTAGTGGGGCATCTGGATTTAATAAAAATCTGGGGGCACCGGCCGGTTAAGAAATCTATTCTAGCCTATGTTGAACCGGTTTTAAATAGTATTAAAGCGGCAGGAATGGTAGTAGAGATAAACAGTAGTGGTTTGCGTAAAGCGGTAGGGGAAATATACCCGTCACGGCAAATCCTGGAACCGATGCTGGCTCTTAACATACCCATAACGCTGGGTTCTGATGCCCACCACCCCTCGCAATTGGGAGAAGGCCTGGAGGAAGCAACCGGCCTGGCCCAAGGGGTGGGTTACAGGCAGCTGGTCACATTTTCCGGCCGCAGGAGGCAGCTGGTAAAAATTTGA
- a CDS encoding SDR family NAD(P)-dependent oxidoreductase, which produces MKLKGKVAVITGGGTGIGRAAAIALAAEGARVVVMGRRPEPLNETVDIVKERGGEGLAIPSDVTKIEDIEKARDEVRETYGRLDILVNNAGSALFKPFMKTSLEDFDRIYQVDLRSVFAVSQLMLPLMLEGGGGSIINIASILGVLGGKSSSAYCAMKGGVVQLTRALAAELGPEIRVNCLCPSHIITPMMEDELSRIESKGKMDKLTKMFPMKRLAYPEDMTGSILFYASDDSKWLTGNILMIDGGLSCYI; this is translated from the coding sequence ATGAAGCTGAAAGGGAAAGTAGCTGTAATTACCGGAGGAGGTACCGGTATTGGAAGAGCAGCAGCTATTGCTCTGGCCGCTGAGGGAGCCCGGGTGGTAGTCATGGGGCGGCGGCCCGAACCATTGAATGAAACCGTGGACATAGTCAAGGAAAGAGGAGGGGAAGGACTGGCTATTCCTTCTGATGTTACTAAAATCGAGGATATTGAAAAGGCCCGGGATGAAGTGCGGGAGACTTATGGTCGTCTGGATATCCTGGTAAACAATGCCGGTTCGGCCTTGTTCAAACCTTTTATGAAAACCAGCCTGGAGGATTTCGATCGGATTTACCAGGTTGACCTGCGTAGCGTTTTTGCGGTTTCCCAGCTAATGTTACCCTTGATGCTGGAAGGCGGCGGAGGAAGCATAATAAATATAGCTTCTATATTGGGAGTACTGGGGGGGAAGAGCAGCAGTGCTTATTGTGCCATGAAAGGTGGAGTGGTACAGCTTACCCGGGCCCTGGCTGCCGAGCTGGGACCGGAGATACGGGTCAACTGCCTTTGCCCGTCCCATATAATCACCCCCATGATGGAAGACGAATTGAGCCGCATAGAGTCCAAAGGGAAGATGGATAAATTGACCAAAATGTTTCCTATGAAAAGGTTGGCTTATCCCGAAGATATGACCGGGAGCATCCTGTTTTATGCCTCAGATGATTCTAAATGGCTCACCGGCAATATTCTTATGATCGATGGCGGGCTATCCTGCTACATATAA
- a CDS encoding peptidyl-prolyl cis-trans isomerase, producing the protein MKKTKLALLVILGLLLLLPGCNDKKASPSIAEVNSEIITQEQYDKACQNLKQAYEVQNPAQSGDKADSSGKIDSEMEKRLQDQAFDSLVMQALLRQDAEKRGIKIKEKEIDVAIDSFKANLAAEGKDAYQKFLQENNLNEKELREEARMQLLVNQLQKKINASITIEEEELQQYYQENIASFQEAAGMQISHILVATDKEARELLTQLQQGADFAQLAQEHSSCASKAQGGYLGVVNENSNYVPEFKNAALQLKAGEITQEPVKSDFGYHIIKAGQLQPTTTKSFDEVKNQIRMQLEKEKENTLFSQYMEDLRQQAQIKDHRKS; encoded by the coding sequence ATGAAAAAAACTAAGCTGGCATTGCTGGTGATACTGGGCTTATTGTTATTATTGCCAGGTTGTAATGATAAGAAAGCTTCCCCGAGCATAGCCGAAGTAAACAGCGAAATAATTACCCAGGAGCAATATGATAAAGCCTGCCAGAACCTTAAACAGGCATACGAAGTTCAGAATCCCGCCCAGTCCGGAGACAAAGCCGACAGCAGCGGCAAAATCGACTCAGAGATGGAGAAACGATTACAGGATCAAGCCTTTGATAGTCTGGTTATGCAGGCTCTGCTGCGACAAGATGCCGAAAAACGAGGTATAAAGATTAAGGAAAAAGAAATTGATGTAGCTATTGATAGCTTTAAAGCCAACCTGGCGGCAGAAGGAAAAGATGCTTACCAGAAGTTTTTACAGGAAAACAATCTCAATGAAAAAGAACTCCGTGAGGAAGCCCGGATGCAGTTGCTGGTCAATCAACTCCAAAAAAAGATAAACGCTTCAATTACCATAGAGGAAGAGGAACTACAGCAATACTACCAGGAAAATATAGCCAGCTTCCAGGAAGCAGCCGGCATGCAGATATCCCATATACTGGTAGCAACGGATAAGGAAGCGAGAGAATTGTTAACCCAATTGCAGCAAGGAGCCGACTTTGCCCAGCTGGCCCAGGAACATTCCAGTTGTGCCAGCAAGGCCCAGGGGGGTTATCTCGGAGTTGTGAACGAGAACAGTAATTATGTGCCCGAATTCAAAAACGCGGCTTTACAACTCAAAGCCGGAGAAATTACCCAGGAGCCGGTAAAAAGCGATTTCGGCTACCACATTATTAAGGCCGGTCAGCTCCAACCAACCACTACCAAATCTTTTGACGAAGTAAAAAACCAGATACGGATGCAGTTGGAAAAAGAAAAGGAAAATACTCTTTTCAGCCAGTATATGGAGGACTTGCGCCAGCAGGCTCAGATTAAAGACCATCGCAAGTCATAG